The DNA region agaattcaaaggcaagaggaaattccaagtgaagattattggaatatgatgcttgacgaattagtcaatctcgacgaagaaagactattggtgttggataccttaaccaggcaaaaggatcgcattgctaaagcttataacaaaaaggttagagctaaatcttttatgcttggtgattacgtatggaaggtcatcttaccaattgataaaaaagataaacgttacggaaagtgggccccaaactgggaaggcccttttacagtcgagaaagtacttttaaacaacgcttattcgattaaggaattaggaggtaatcgacaaatgacgataaatggcaaatatttaaaaacgtataagccaacattgcatgagataaacatcgaataaggaagtaaaagaaaataaattgccaaacGCGAGTGTTTTATTGAGtagaatagagcattacaactatggcaaaggaattttaaaagggagggttggccctacaactattgtatctggccctaagaggctctatgcgcctcaagacatcctcttgttgggattccagtcgcgatttctcctgtcgaatatccagctcttcacgggaagtagaagaaagcttgtccaccaaggttttcagagctcccacactcccctcggggtccgcctggctaagagcagctttcaactcttcaaattcctccatcttctcgtcaatctggtgttcagcaaagaacactcgagcaataagctcccggtgttcttcatatagaggtacagcttcatgcaggaggctcaagaactcctgaagaggaattcttaccgaggcaataatattcctcgaaagaagttggtcaatgagccccgtaagctcttcagccaaaggaAGGAAAGAGTGCAACTCCCAGAATAAGTCTTGATCAAAAGCCAAGTTTGGAAGCCATTGAAAAACGCAGTAAGTATTTCAGAGaagacggaagaagatgaagtgatgaagtctggaagaagaagttgaaggttggaggaaagagtaaagcttgaacaaggaataccaagagggtatttataaacAGAAGGGGAAACGGAACCCAAGCCGCATTGAGcagcaatttataaaaatttggggtccaagcgattattttattcgttaattcatgtcacctctcagctttttggcataggtgaaatcatggccctaaaaaggctataactgtcagctagtggagaagtcatcagacgttatggctgctgatcggacttgaagatcgaatggccgagagcacaaagcatttgaatcgttggaatcgaacggctgcgataaaaaatgcttggtgtcttcgagctaaagcagtcgacaaccaacattttggggggcaactgttaagccaaaattacaagtactacaattctcgacaccatggtgcaaaagtggtttctcgacagaaagggtttggcgaagccggcaactcagcacacgatgtccctcaaagacaagttagtaaaagccataactcgacacactcagaagatgaagaaatctcgatcatcttaatggaagaggcagttaccgaataacaagtaactacaagcacgtgcgtacacccacgatgccacaaatagcaacggttgcccacgactcagaaccatccacgtggcaatagagtcacgtgcgcgaagaccatcggctaaacgtggggtatggcgccaaaattcaaaacccacgaaaccatcgtgcatccaagaaaaaccgccaagaacatgggcagaaagaacactataaatagaggaagcagcagcagaagaaggggttcccaactaaaaactctgaaaattcaccaaaagctctaaacgtccgcatcaatgagacttcgagagcaaaacgtgatgatggaagagtatgttgcagaaccaacgctttagtttccctgcatttcagtttgttgattcCCAGTTAttgtgtgtagcttgttttgtcgaaatttgctttcatgttattttagtttgcttgactgttttgtaatcgactcatattcaataaagtccagtttcgtttgagttgtttattgttgtcgagaatacactcgttcacacactacactttggcaaagcgttttctcaaaaggaccccgaatctaaacttcctttagtcgaactaagaggatatttgtttaccaaaaatccgtgtaaacaccTTGCTAAACTCGGTCTCTCATGGTCGTAGAAAACATATTGAGACcaagtttcattttctttgagACCAAGACCCAATGGGAAGATCAGATTGACACACGTAGAACTGAGGCTCAATTGGCAGATATAATGACCAAGGCATTGAAGATAGAGAAGTTTATAGGACTTAGGAAGCTGTGGGTTGTAGTTTGCTTGTAATCAGTTTACTTTGTTCTGTTTTCtattgttgtgttttgtttggGATTAGGAGTGTTAGAAGTAATCCAAAATTAATAAGATGTGACCTGCTTAGCCTGTTAAGAAGTATTAGAAGGTCAATTATGATTGGCTATTATAAGTAGTTAGACTCTTCTAGTTCTTGTAACTAGAGTTGTGAGTAATAAATAATCACTGCCCcatttttctatctctctcgCGATTTTCCCTTTTCACTGTGTGCACTTACGTTTGACTGTAACGTCctcgagggttagctcaagtggtaagagctaggagacataaaggttgggtgagatgaaaggtgaaagatcaagggttcgaaccctaaggagaaattaattttctaatattactaacaactaacattttcctataaaaaaatatatttcctataaaaaaatatatatttttactcTAACATTCAAAGGGTTGGCGCCCCATTACTGTGAGTCACGTAGCCCATTTTTATTCATTCAACTTATGTTGTCCACTAGGGTGGGCCTTTATTATTTTAGTGCGACGCCGGAGAGAAGCTGCCATCATCTCGTCCTTCCACTGTTGGGTTGACTAGCTAGGTGAAAGAGGGATTTCAGTGTATTTTACGTGTTTAGCCTTTCATCCTTCTTTCAATCATAACCATTCACTTGAAGAATATTTTGAGAATCTCTAATCCAATGGTGTTTAATGAATGCTTTACCggtgaaaaaaaataaagatccACCCTAGTGTGCACCTCAACTTGTTACTGTTTTATGTTTTGTCTTCAATTTCTAGGTTTTGGGTTTTCATTTGTCTAAGTAAAGAGTTAGTTTTcccaagggaaaaaaaaaatacaagtgtAGTTATTTCCCCCTCCTTCCTTTCCCTCTCTTGAACCAAACATGATAATACTTAAAATCTCTTCCCTCAGTTGAACCAAACACACAGAGTGAgtgacagcaacagcaacatATTTAAGCTTTGAACAATTACAAGGAAGTAACATAGTCAAAGCACACGATAAGAAGATGGAGAAAGTGTTTGTGTGACTACTGTGTATCAGTTCCAACATATCTTTCTTCTAATggcatcctcctcctcctcctccgccgccaccgccgccgTCAATGGATTCACCCACGACGTGTTCCTCAGCTTTAGAGGGACTGACACTCGCTACGGTTTCACTGGACATCTGTACAAAGCTCTCTGTGACAAGGGATTCCGCACCTTCATTGATGATGAGGAGCTTCACAAAGGGGAGGACATCACACCATCACTTCTAAAGGCAATTCAAGACTCCAGGATTGCCATCGTTGTGCTCTCGAGGAACTATGCATCTTCCTCCTTCTGCTTGGATGAATTTTCCAAGATCGTTGACTGCTTTGAGGAAAAGGGTCAACTGGTTTGGCCTGTTTTTTATGATGTCGACCCTTCTGATGTGAGAAAGCTGAGTGGTACTTATGGAGAAGCAATGGCTATGCATGAGGAGAGGTTCAAGGATCAGATGGAGAGATTGCAAAAATGGAGGAAGTCTCTGCAGAAAGTAGCTAACTTGTCTGGATGGCATTTCAAGCATGGGTATGTTCTTTATATTTTGTTTCTTTGCTTTCTCTAGTTATTACTATCATTGGACTTGCAATAAGTAAGTGTTAGAGGTATCAGTATGGCTTTGAAAATAATTCACTTTTCTTTTTGGGCAGGGATGAATATGAACATGAGTTTATTGAGAAGATAGTTGAAGAGGTCTCACGAAACATTAAATGTGTTGCTTTGCATGTTGCTGATTACCCAGTTGGATTGGAGTCCCAAATCCTAGATGTAAATTTGCTTTTGGATATTGGGTTTGATGATAGAGTGCTCATGGTTGGGATCCATGGAATTGGTGGTCTTGGTAAAACAACCCTTGCTCTATCAGTTTATAATTCGATTGCCCACCATTTTGAAGGTTTatgtttggcttaattgcacttttgctccctgatctttcatttttgtgcgatttacctccctcatctttaaaatgagcgaattccctccctcttctattaatatgtgtgatttaggcccttccgttagttagccgtccaattactaacggtggttgctattttcacccccccttttactaaccacacccccttatcagaaataaaaataaaaaaataaaaaaaacaaaataaattaaaaaaaattaatagaaaataaaaaaaaattataaattaaaaaaaactgaaaaaatatttttataaaaatcaaagaaaaaataataaaataaatgaaataagttaaatacaattaatagaaaatgaaaaaatatttttataaaatcaaagaaaaaactgaattttttttttataaaaatcaaagaaaaaaatgtttttataaaatcaaagaaaataacatatttttttaattgaagatagaaatttaaaaataaaataaaagaagaatttgtttctatttgcaccacctacactaaattaaaaataattattcttttattttatttttaaatttctatcttcaattaaaaaaaatattttattttctttgattttataaaaacatttttttctttgatttttataaaaatatttttttcagttttttttttgattttataaaaatgtttttcattttctattatttgtatttaacttatttcatttattttattattttttctttgatttttataaaaatatttttttcagtttttttttattttctattaattgtatttaatttatttcatttatttttttttattttttggcttaattgcatttttgccccctgatctttcacctttgtgcgatttacctccattttattttattttattttattttttttctgatatgggggtgtggttagtaaaagggagggtgaaaatagcaaccgctgttagtaattggacggctaactaacggaagggcctaaataacacatattaatagaagagggagggaattcgctcattttaaagatgagggaggtaaatcgcacaaaggtgaaagatcagggagcaaaagtgcaattaagcctttatgtTTTCTTGAAAATGTCAGAGAAAATTCAAACAGACACGGGTTACTACATCTCCAAAAGACCCTTCTTTCTGAATTAGGTAAAGAGGAGAAATTAACAAGTGTGAAACAAGGACATATAATAATTCAGCAAAGGCTCCAACAAAAGAAGGTTCTTTTGATTCTAGATGATGTTGACAATCAGGAGCAATTGCAAGCTGTTGCCGGAAGCCCTGAATGGTTTGGTCCTGGCAGTAGAGTCATTATCACGACGCGAGACAAACACCTGCTAGCATGTCATGGGGTTGATAGAAAGTATGAGGTGAGGGGGTTGCACAAGAAAGATGCTTTTGAATTACTCGCAAGGAAGGCCTTTCAAACTCTCGAAGTTAGTCGAAGTTATGCAGACATTTTAGATCGTGCAGTAACTTATGCTTCTGGTCTTCCATTAGCTTTGGAAGTAATAGGTTCTCACTTGTTTAAAAAAAGCATAGAAGAGTGGAAATCTGCATTAGATCGGTATGAGAGGATTCCTATTAAAGAGATCCAAAAGATACTTGAAGTGAGCTATGATGCTTTGGACAAAGAAGAGAAGAGTGTTTTTCTTGATATTGCTTGTTGCTTCAAAGGTTATAATTTGGCAAAGGTCAAAGAATTACTTCATGCTCATTATGGTGACAACAAGGTACATCACATAGGTGTGTTGGTCGAAAAATCCCTCATTAAGATCAGTGAGTCTGATGTAGTGATATTACATGACTTAATAGAGGATATGGGGAAAGAAATTGTCCGACAAGAATCACCGGAAGAGCCTGGAAAACGAAGTAGGTTATGGTTCCATAAAGATGTAGTTCACGTTTTAGAAGGAAATACGGTGAGTGAGATTGATATGGATGGTTTGGCTCCTCATCTTTAACCTTGATTAGTTCTCTTGATTATTAATGCTAGTAATGGTTTAGTTACAGTTTTTCCTCTTTAAAATATGCAAATTTATCTACATACTTTTGTTGAAGTCCTAACCCATATGCGTGTATATTGGctgatttataatttttttaaaagggaACGAGTAAAATTGAAATTATATGCCTGGATATTCCGACATTTGAAGAAGTGGTAGAACAGAAGGGAGAGGCTTTCAAGAAGATGGAAAAACTGAAGACACTTATTGTTAGAAATGCTTATTTTTCCAAAAAATTCAAAGATCTTCCAAATAGTTTAAGAGTACTGGAATGGGACCGATATTCCACACCTGCATTGGGTTTACCGTTTGATTTTCATCCGAAGAAAGTTCCACAAGCAAGTTACGCTCTAGTTGCTTTACATCATTCAAGTCGGCAAACTTAGAGAATAAGGCAAGTTAATGAAtttagggttaatcgtctacttggtccctgtcttgtctcgccgtctgaaattagtccctccccggaaaatttgcaaatctgggtcctctcatttgcataagtctggagcaggtcctcgccggagcccggagctccgacgagtgatgaaTTGGCTCGCTGATTGGGATAAAAACGCTGacgtggattttaaaaataaataaaaaataaattaaacatcagaaattaaattaaaaacccaaattaattaaaattaaacttatttagtaaaaaataaaaatcacaacAATCTTTTCACAAAAACAAACTTTCTacgttcttcatcatcatcttctaccATTTCTCATCAATTCTTTTCTGAAacaaattttctccatcttaGCAAGTGTCCACCTCTtccaaaaccccaatcttcatcttcaactttTTCTACAAACCTAGCCAGTCAATAGTTTCATCTCAACCCAACCTGCAACTTAAACCCAGAATCAAGACCCAAATCCCAAAAACTCAACCCAGAATCCCTCACCGTAAAATAACACCATCAAACCAGAGAAATTGTTCAACTGTGGAATCCAGCCATAGTTCCTCTTCCTGCAACCTTGTAGTCCAAAGAAGAtcgagagagggagagagagagagagatgaagaAGGGAGAGGCGCAGAAaggagatcgagagagaaaggTTCAGATCTTGCTCAAGTTTCAATTTTTACCCATACTGCTTCGATCTCCCTCTCGCATCACCATTCCCTTCGCCCAGCCATCATCTTATGCCACGAACCTAAACCCCCAAATCAACCAGAAGGGATGCAGATCTGGAACAttcctttggtaaaaaaaaattgggaatACAAAAAACCATGGAAGAAGAAATCCAGAAATACAATCAATTTCCAGAAAACAAAAAACCCCAATCCCCACCATAGCTGCCCCAGTTAGAGAAACCATGGAAGAAGAAATCCAGCACCGCAGGAAACGGATGGCCATAGCAGATGGAGGGGTGGGTCGCGGGTGAGGGAGGgatgggttcagaagctctgTTTTGGAAGAAGTGAGGGTGGGTTGCGGGTGAAGAAGCTGGAGCAGGAACACGGATCTGTTGAAggaggtgatgaggaagaagatgatgtgatggagaagatgaagatgatgaacatgGAGATGAGGAGCAGGAACACAGATGTGTTTAACTtcaccaatattttttttttgattttggtAAATTGATTTTGTGAATTAGACTAGGGTTAGATAgttaattagatttttttagttaattggattaataaataaatctgaattctattttattttttattttttatttatttttaaaatccacgtcagcgtttttatcccagtcagcgagccaattcatcactcgccggagctccgggctccggcgaggacctgctccagacttattgcaaacgagaggatcCAGATTTtacaaattttccggggaggggctaatttcagacggcgagacaaagacagggaccaagtagacgattaacccatGAATTTATATATGCCTGATATTGTATATTAATAAATTCACTTTAAGATTATTCATTTGGTTCTtgcttgtttctttctttctttgtgcAGAAGTTTGAGAATATGAGAGTTTTAATTCTTGATAACTCTCAAACTTGGAAGATGCCTGACGTATCTGGCCTCCCCAATTTAGAAGTTTGGTCTCTTAANNNNNNNNNNNNNNNNNNNNNNNNNNNNNNNNNNNNNNNNNNNNNNNNNNNNNNNNNNNNNNNNNNNNNNNNNNNNNNNNNNNNNNNNNNNNNNNNNNNNttgtttaccaaaaatccgtgtaaacaaattggcacgcccagtgggaccgtttttgtgaaaactaagttttacagaagcattTTGTGGTGTTTGGGTTTATTGcgtgctatttggtatttgctacttgccttgattgtgatttatatgtacctgagaagtggtaagactttgagtatggcaagtaatcgaggaagaacctcccctcaaggatctaacgtgggtaatcagagtagCCCTGGGGGGAAGTAacggtaacaataatgaagaagtttctactggaatggggcatggcaccagtatgccaacccagaacgtggcaatttctgcagttgcagaaatgcctgtatctacatcagtacaggcacaaatcgttccaacgattacgagggacatgccttatggtatgcctacatctatgatgcaaggcatacaaggcacgtattcgacgttccctgaaaatgttcccccattcagcatacccccttttggggcaaatggaacaatgctaaacttgggaagtcgagttagtccccctattcctggatctagttcacaaatttatttatctacaggtatgaatactggttcacttcaagccatt from Lotus japonicus ecotype B-129 chromosome 2, LjGifu_v1.2 includes:
- the LOC130738570 gene encoding disease resistance protein RUN1-like, translated to MASSSSSSAATAAVNGFTHDVFLSFRGTDTRYGFTGHLYKALCDKGFRTFIDDEELHKGEDITPSLLKAIQDSRIAIVVLSRNYASSSFCLDEFSKIVDCFEEKGQLVWPVFYDVDPSDVRKLSGTYGEAMAMHEERFKDQMERLQKWRKSLQKVANLSGWHFKHGDEYEHEFIEKIVEEVSRNIKCVALHVADYPVGLESQILDVNLLLDIGFDDRVLMVGIHGIGGLGKTTLALSVYNSIAHHFEGSKSAIKPLCFLENVRENSNRHGLLHLQKTLLSELGKEEKLTSVKQGHIIIQQRLQQKKVLLILDDVDNQEQLQAVAGSPEWFGPGSRVIITTRDKHLLACHGVDRKYEVRGLHKKDAFELLARKAFQTLEVSRSYADILDRAVTYASGLPLALEVIGSHLFKKSIEEWKSALDRYERIPIKEIQKILEVSYDALDKEEKSVFLDIACCFKGYNLAKVKELLHAHYGDNKVHHIGVLVEKSLIKISESDVVILHDLIEDMGKEIVRQESPEEPGKRSRLWFHKDVVHVLEGNTVSEIDMDGLAPHL